In Chitinophaga sp. H8, the sequence CGCTGTGTCACCTTTTTAAGGTCGGGTTCCGACAGTTTTACTCCAATCTGGAGCAGGTTGTTTTCAATGTTGGCTTTACCGCTGGTTTTGCCGAGGGCATACTCCCGCTGGCGTCCAAAGCGTTCCGGCATCAGGTCGCTGAAATACAACTTGTTTTTCTTATCCCCATCCGCATGAATACCTGCTGTTTGGGTAAACACATTTTCACCTACCACCGGTTTATTGACTGGAATGCGGAACCCGGAGAAGGTTTCCACCAGCTTGCTCACTCCGTACAATGACTTTTCCGTTACCGCAGTTTTCACTTCCGGAATAAAATCATTCAGCACCGCAATGGCGCTGGCCAAAGGAGCATTACCTGCACGTTCGCCCATGCCATTTACAGTGAGATGAATACCCCTTGCACCGGCTTTTATACCTTCCAGTACATTAGCGGTACCCAGGTCGTAATCATTGTGTGCATGGAAATCAAAGTGGATATCAGGGTAGCGTTGTACAATTTCTCCTATAAAGGCCGCCACTTCTGAAGGGATCAGCACGCCCAGGGTATCCGGCAGCATCACTCTTTTTACGGGTTGCTGTTGTAAGAAGTCGAGGTATTGAAAAACATATTCTTTGGAATGGCGCATGCCATTGCTCCAGTCTTCCAGGTATACATTACACTCCAGTCCTTTTTTCCGGGCCAGGGCAATCACTGCACCTACTTCTGCGAAGTGCTGTTCCGGCTTTTTCTTGAGTTGGTGGGTCAAATGATTCAGAGAACCTTTGGTAAGCAGGTTCATTACTTTGGCACCTGCTTTCAGCATCCACTGTACAGAAACATCGCCATCCACAAAAGTCAGCACTTCCACCTTGTTCAAAAAACCATTCGCCTTAGCCCACTTGGTAATCGCTTTTACCGCTGCAAATTCGCCATCAGACACACGGGCAGAGGCGATTTCTATGCGGTCTACTTTTACTTCCGTTAATAAAAGCTGGGCAATGGTTAGTTTCTCTGTTGGCGAAAAAGATACTCCGCTGGTTTGCTCCCCATCGCGGAGGGTAGTATCCATTATTTCAATATAGCGCTGGGCAACTGACATAATAAGTAAAGGGTATTTTTTAATACATGCTCTTCGCTGCGAATTGCTGTATTTCGTTCTTCATGGCTTGGAGATAATCGATATCGTCATAGCCATTGATCATATTATCTTTCTTGTAGCTGTTGATCGCAAAAGATTCACTTTCACCGGTAGCCACAATGGTAATGGTCTGCGCAGGGAGGTTGATTTCCACCTCCGCATTGGGGTTGCCCTCAATAGCAGTGAATATTTTATCCAGGAACTCAGCGCTCACCTGTACAGGGAGGATACCAATATTGAGCGAGTTGTTTTTGAAGATATCCGCAAAGAAGCTGGACACTACGCAACGGAATCCGTAATCGTAGATAGCCCATGCAGCGTGTTCACGGCTGCTGCCACTGCCGAAGTTCTTGCCCGCCACCAGGATCTTGCCGGTGTAGATGCTGTTATTAAGTACAAAGTCCTTGATAGGGGTGCCATCGGCATTGTAGCGCCAGTCGCGGAACAGGTTATCGCCAAAGCCTTTACGTTCAGTAGCTTTTAAAAAGCGGGCAGGAATGATCTGATCCGTGTCCACATTTTCAATCGGCATGGGAACAGCTGTACTGCGAAGTATGGTGAATTTATCGTAAGCCATTTTAAATAGTATCGTTTAAAGTTTTTAATTAATCAGCCAGCAGTACTCTTGGGTCTGTTACCACACCGGTTACTGCAGCAGCTGCTGCCACTAATGGGCTGGCCAGCAAGGTTCTGGAACCAGGTCCTTGTCTGCCTTCAAAGTTCCTGTTGCTGGTGCTTACTGCATACTTGCCGGCAGGAATCTTGTCATCATTCATTGCCAGACAGGCAGAACATCCTGGCTGACGCAGCTCGAATCCGGCCTGTGTCAGGATATCCAGTATACCTTCTTCCTTGATCTGTTGTTCTACGATATGAGAACCAGGTACGATCCAGGCAGTGATATGATCAGCTTTTTTCCGGCCTTTTACGATAGAGGCAAATGCACGGAAATCTTCAATACGACCATTGGTACAGCTACCGATGAATACATAGTCCACCTTTTTGCCCAACATTGGCTCCGCTTCATGAAAGCCCATATAGTTGAGCGACTTTTCGTAGCTGGCCTTGCTGCCACCTGCGTTCTGCGCGGTAGGGATATGTTGGGTAATACCCATGCCCATACCGGGGTTGGTACCGTAGGTGATCATTGGTTCTATGTCTGCTGCGTTGTAAGTATACTCGATATCAAATACAGCTCCTTCATCCGACTTTAAAGTCTTCCAGTAAGCCAGTGCTTTATCCCATGCTTCCCCTTTAGGTGCTTTTTCCCTGCCTTTGATATAAGCAAAGGTCGTTTCGTCCGGTGCAATGATACCACCACGGGCTCCCATTTCAATACTCATGTTGCACACCGTCATACGGCCTTCCATGCTCATGTTTTCAAACACTTCTCCGGCATATTCCACAAAATAGCCGGTAGCACCTGCTGCGGTGAGCTGGGAGATAATATAAAGGGTAACATCTTTAGGGGTAATGCCTTTGCCCAGTTTACCATTTACATTCACCCGCATCTTCTTAGGCTTGGGCTGCATGATGCATTGGGAAGAGAGTACCATTTCCACTTCGGAGGTACCGATACCAAAGGCAATCGCACCAAATGCGCCGTGTGTGGAAGTGTGAGAATCCCCACATACGATGGTCATACCAGGTAGGGTAATCCCGTTTTCCGGACCTACCACGTGTACAATACCATTCTTAGGATTGCCTAAACCCCAATGTGAGATACCATACTTAGCCGAATTGGTTTCCAATGCTTTAAGCTGGTTGGCAGAAAGTGGATCCTGAACGGGTAAGTGCTGGTTAATAGTAGGCGTATTATGATCGGCGGTGGCAAATGTTTTAGCTGGAAACATGGCCCCCAGGCCTCTGCTTTCTAATCCAAGGAAGGCTACCGGACTCGTTACTTCGTGAATAAAGTGCCGGTCAATAAAAAACACATCAGGGCCGTCTGCAATTTTCCTGACCACATGTGAGTCCCATACTTTGTCAAATAATGTAGTGGGTATTTTGCTCATTTTTTAGAATTTTATAAGGTAGCTGCTAAATTCTTAAAATATATCCATATATTCTGCATTTATTTCACATTTTTTCTAATAATAAGCGTAAGATTCCGGTAGACAGCCAGGGATGGGGCAATGAGGTTTAAGTGGGAGAGGCTGTGTAAATGATTGATAATTAAATTATTATGGGGTTATTAGTTGGCCGGAATGGTAAAGTCGCTTTCTTTTTAAGGGATTGGACAGCATGTTATTTAATAAAAATAAGGAGCCAATAACGAATTAGCTCCTTATAATCAATCAGTTAATTATTATAGTGATTTGCTTGCCTGCTTCAGAAAATCGGCGAGTTGCTTGTAATCTACTGCCTGATCCTTTAAAATGGTAGCCGTTTTCCTGTCGGGTGTAGCCATAGATTTAAAGAAGCCTTTGATCTCTTCCAGCTCCCCGGCATTAAAGATCATAAAAGAGATTTTGTCTTTAGCGGCATACACCACACAAGCATAATGCCCGTTTTTCAGATAATGAGGCTTGCCATATTGCATACGCTCTTCCACGTTAGGGATGGTTTTATAAATCATTTTACGGAGCGTATCACAAATTTTGATTTGCCATTCGGGTAGCTTTTCTATATAGGCTGTAACTTCCTGGTTCATGAGGTTGTATTTTATTTAGGGCAAACTTACTGCGCAGCATCCGTTTTAAAAGGGGGCTATTGCGACTACTTAGAGGGGTAAATGCGGTCAGTGGTCTTTAAATATTGTCTAGTTACTTTTTTGTAAATAGTATAACACTTTCCGTTAAAGTATAGTTATAGTGCCGGTGGGGCATTATATGAGCCGGATGAATGAATTACTTTTCCAGGGTGCAATTTTACACTGTGCCTGGAAAACATTCATCCTGCATCTATATGAAAAAGGCGTTGTCAGCAGCATTGGCAGAGCATCCAGTCATC encodes:
- the leuC gene encoding 3-isopropylmalate dehydratase large subunit, which encodes MSKIPTTLFDKVWDSHVVRKIADGPDVFFIDRHFIHEVTSPVAFLGLESRGLGAMFPAKTFATADHNTPTINQHLPVQDPLSANQLKALETNSAKYGISHWGLGNPKNGIVHVVGPENGITLPGMTIVCGDSHTSTHGAFGAIAFGIGTSEVEMVLSSQCIMQPKPKKMRVNVNGKLGKGITPKDVTLYIISQLTAAGATGYFVEYAGEVFENMSMEGRMTVCNMSIEMGARGGIIAPDETTFAYIKGREKAPKGEAWDKALAYWKTLKSDEGAVFDIEYTYNAADIEPMITYGTNPGMGMGITQHIPTAQNAGGSKASYEKSLNYMGFHEAEPMLGKKVDYVFIGSCTNGRIEDFRAFASIVKGRKKADHITAWIVPGSHIVEQQIKEEGILDILTQAGFELRQPGCSACLAMNDDKIPAGKYAVSTSNRNFEGRQGPGSRTLLASPLVAAAAAVTGVVTDPRVLLAD
- a CDS encoding alpha-isopropylmalate synthase regulatory domain-containing protein → MSVAQRYIEIMDTTLRDGEQTSGVSFSPTEKLTIAQLLLTEVKVDRIEIASARVSDGEFAAVKAITKWAKANGFLNKVEVLTFVDGDVSVQWMLKAGAKVMNLLTKGSLNHLTHQLKKKPEQHFAEVGAVIALARKKGLECNVYLEDWSNGMRHSKEYVFQYLDFLQQQPVKRVMLPDTLGVLIPSEVAAFIGEIVQRYPDIHFDFHAHNDYDLGTANVLEGIKAGARGIHLTVNGMGERAGNAPLASAIAVLNDFIPEVKTAVTEKSLYGVSKLVETFSGFRIPVNKPVVGENVFTQTAGIHADGDKKNKLYFSDLMPERFGRQREYALGKTSGKANIENNLLQIGVKLSEPDLKKVTQRIIELGDRKEVVTQADLPYIISDVLSSNAVEDRVMVENYVLTHSKNLKPSVTLRISIEGEVFEEHSQGDGQYDAFMNALKKVYKKKKQELPALTDYTVHIPPGGKSDALCETIITWSLNNRHFKTRGLDSDQTVSAIKATQKMLNLI
- a CDS encoding DUF1801 domain-containing protein → MNQEVTAYIEKLPEWQIKICDTLRKMIYKTIPNVEERMQYGKPHYLKNGHYACVVYAAKDKISFMIFNAGELEEIKGFFKSMATPDRKTATILKDQAVDYKQLADFLKQASKSL
- the leuD gene encoding 3-isopropylmalate dehydratase small subunit yields the protein MAYDKFTILRSTAVPMPIENVDTDQIIPARFLKATERKGFGDNLFRDWRYNADGTPIKDFVLNNSIYTGKILVAGKNFGSGSSREHAAWAIYDYGFRCVVSSFFADIFKNNSLNIGILPVQVSAEFLDKIFTAIEGNPNAEVEINLPAQTITIVATGESESFAINSYKKDNMINGYDDIDYLQAMKNEIQQFAAKSMY